TTCGCCATGTAGCGCCTGATGCTGCAGCAGCCTAGTATCCCCGCCGTACAGCTTGTCGCCAAGCAGGGGATGGCCAAGATGGCTCATATGCACGCGAATTTGATGGGTTCTGCCGGTTTCCAGCTGTAAGCGGACAAGAGTAGCATCCGAAAAAGCGCGGATGGTTTCATAGTGGGTAATAGCTAGATCGCCGCCAGGCGTTACGCGTCGTCTTGAAGAATGATGACGGTCTTTGCCGATTGGGGCATTAACCGTGCCGGAGGACTTCTTCACCTTCCCCTGGACGACAGCAAGATAACGCCGGTCAATCCGCTTCTCGCGCATGGCTTCATCCAGAACCCATTGGGCAAGATCATTTTTCGAATAAAGCACCGGACCGGATGTATCGTCATCCAGGCGGTGGATATGCCGCACGGGAAGCGGATCGCCTTGCTCAAGCAGCCATCGCGCCGCCGCTTCATCCAGTGTACCGGTCTGACCGGAATGGGATTCATGGACCGGCATGCCCGCGGGTTTATTAAGGACAAGACTGAAATCATCCTCGTAGAGGACCTCCGTTGTCTGTTCCAGCAAGGAATGGCCGCTGCTCTTTACTTTGCGGTATAACGAATCCGAGACTGGGTCAACCGGCGGGAAAGCTAGGAGGCGAATCCGCTCTCCCTCCCAGCCGATACCGCCTACCGAGAACAAACGGTTAATCCATTTTGCCGGAAATAAAGAACAGGCCAGCAGCCACTGCCGCACAAGATGCGGGTGACTGCCGGCCTCCGGAATGGAAAGCTGCTCCGTTTGCTGCCCGGAAGCCGTATCCTTGCCTGCCGCCTCCCCGGCCAAATCCGCCGGCAGAAGCGACAGCCATTGCCCCTCGCGTCGATAAGGACGTTTATGCATGGATATCGAAACCTTCCTGTTCTACATTTTATATTTTATAAGCTTGCAAGCACCTGATCATGGATGGCAATCGTTGCGTCGATATCTTCGTCCGAATGGACGGCTGATACAAACATGCCTTCAAACTGCGAAGGAGCAATACTTACGCCCAGATCAAGCATCGCAGAGAAGTACGCTCTGAATTGTTCAAGATTAGAAGTCTTGGCTGTTTCGAAGTTAATGACATGCGTATCGGTGAAGAACGGACATACCATCGAACCGACCCGGTTAATCGTTGTTGCAATGCCATGCTTAGCGGCATTTTTCTCAAAGCCGAGCTGAAGCCGGACGGCTTGACGCTCCAGCAGCTCGTAAGTTTCCTTTGTCAGCAGTTTCAGCGTTGTATAGCCGGCTGCCATTGCAAGCGGGTTGCCGGATAAGGTACCGGCTTGATAGATCGGGCCGCTTGGCGCGATCATTTCCATAATCTCGCGTTTCCCGCCGTAAGCGCCGACAGGCAGACCTCCGCCGATGACTTTGCCGAAGCAAGTCAAGTCCGGCGTTACGTCATACAGCCCCTGCGCACAGTTGTAATTGACGCGGAAGCCAGTCATGACTTCGTCAAAGATAAGCAGGCTGCCGTATTGCTCCGTCAGCTCGCGGAGCCCTTGCAGGAAGCCCGGCAGCGGCGGGACAACTCCCATATTGCCCGCTACAGGCTCGACAATAATGCAGGCAATCTCTTCACCAAACTTTTCGAAGGCTAGCTTGGCCGATTCCAGATCGTTGTAAGGAACGGTAATCGTTTGGGATGCTACGCCTTCCGGAACGCCGGGGCTGTCCGGAAGTCCAAGCGTTGCTACGCCGGAGCCCGCTTTAATAAGCAGACTGTCGGCATGTCCGTGATAGGAGCCTTCAAATTTCAAAATCTTACTGCGCTTCGTATAACCGCGCGCAAGACGCAGAGCACTCATCGTCGCTTCCGTACCGGAGTTTACCATACGGACGATATCAACGGAAGGAACACGTTCAACGACCAGCTCGGCCATTAGTGTCTCCAGCTCGGTTGGAGCGCCAAAGCTTGTTCCTTTTTCCGCGGTTTTCTTAATCGCTTCGATAACTTCGGGATGGGCATGACCCATGATGAGCGGTCCCCAGGAACCCACGTAATCAATGTAACTGTTGCCATCGATATCATAAACACGGCTACCCTTGCCGTGATCCATATACACCGGGTTAAGACCTACGGATTTGAAAGCACGCACCGGGCTGTTCACACCGCCGGGAAGCACTTGCTTCGCACGGGCGAAAGCCTCTCTCGAACGGTCGTCGCGTCTGTTGCCAATCGATTTGCTCATCCCTGATTACTCTCCTCTCAGCCAGCGCGAAGCATCCTTCGCATGGTAAGTAATGATCAGATCCGCACCCGCACGCTTCATGCTGATCAGCTTCTCAAGCACGATCGCCTTTTCGTCAATCCAACCGTTGGCCGCAGCGGCTTTCACCATTGCGTATTCACCGCTTACATTGTAAGCGACGATCGGCAGATCGAAGCTGTCGCGAAGCTGGCGAACGATATCGAGGTAAGAAAGAGCAGGCTTGACCATCAGCATATCCGCGCCTTCGAGCACGTCGGAATCAGCTTCGCGCAAAGCTTCACGGGCGTTGGCCGGGTCCATCTGATACGTCTTGCGGTCGCCGAATTGCGGCGCGGATTTCGCAGCATCCCGGAATGGTCCGTAGAAGGCGGAAGCATATTTAACGGAATACGACAAAATCGGAACATGGCTGAAACCTGCCTCATCAAGGCCTTCACGAATAGCCGATACAAAACCGTCCATCATGTTCGATGGAGCAATCACGTCTGCTCCCGCTTCCGCCTGGGAAACAGCCGTGCGAACGAGCAGCGACAGTGAAGGATCATTATCCACAACCGCCGTTCCCGTAGCTTGATCCAAATGCACCATGCCGCAATGTCCGTGATCCGTAAATTGGCACAGACAAGTATCCGCCATAACGATCAGCTCAGGCGCCCATTTTTTGATCAGGCGCGTAGCTTCCTGAACGATACCGTTCGGATCATAAGCCGAAGTACCTTCAGCATCCTTATGGTCAGGCAGACCAAAGAGCATAATTGCCTGAATGCCAAGGGAAGTAATCTCGCGGATCTCCGCTTCCAGAAGATCAAGGGAGAAGCGGTATACACCCGGCATCGAGCTAATCTCTTCCTTGATGTTCGTTCCGTATTTCACGTAGATTGGATATATAAAATCATTCGCCGTCAGTACGGTTTCGCGTACGATATTGCGCATAGCGGCCGATTGACGTAATCTGCGGTGTCTCACAATGGGAAATGCCATTTTATATTCCTCCTTTAATCCTGCTAGCGATGGGTATGCGATAATTGCCGATAATTAAGACGGATCAGCCTTCAAACGTTTGGTTATTTGATGCTGAACCAGCGCTTCAACCAGTGCCTCGATTGTAGCATTCTCCGGTTCAAGCGTAACGGAAAGTCCGGCTTCCGAAGCCGTCTTCGAGGTTACGGGACCGATGCTGACCACATCAATGCCGGCCAGCTGCGCGACCGGATCCTCGAACCCGTTCCTGCGAAGCAGCTCAAGCAAGTTCGTTACCGTCGAAGAACTGGTGAACGTAATCGCATGAATCTCCCGGTTGCGGATCCATTCGAACGCCTGCTCATCCTGCGAGTCCGCAATCACCGTCTCGTAGACATCCAGCTCAACCGGGACAAGTCCCTTAGCCTTCAGCTCACGCGGCAGAATCTCGCGAGCGAGATCTCCTCGCGGAAGAAGAACCTTCTCTCCCGGCCTCAGCTCGCCTTCCAGCTGTTCGAGCAGGCCTTCCGCCTGGAACTTGGCTGGCAGCTGATCCGCAATCAAGCCACGCTTCCGCAGAGCTTCCGCGGTCCGAGGACCAACTGCCGCAATACGGGCTGCATGGAAGCGCCGAATATCCACGTTAAAGCGATCCAGCCAGTTGAAGAAATACTCCACCCCATTCACGCTCGTAAACATGATCCAATTATACGACTCTGCACCTGCAAGGGCAGTGCGGATTCCTTCGACAGCAGCCTCATCCCGAGGCTCGCGCGTCTCAATTACCGGCAGCTCGCAAGGCTCGCCGCCAAGCTCTTCAATCCGGTCTGCCAGGTCGCTGGCTTGGGCTCTAGCCCGCGTGACAAGCACGCGTACGCCAAAGAGCGGCTTTTTCTCGTACCATTTCAGCTTGTCCCGCTGCAGAACCACATCGCCAACAACGATAACCGCCGGCGGCTGGAAGTTCGCCTCTTTCACGATCCGTTCAATCGACTCCAGCGTGCCAACAATCGTCTGCTGCTCCACGCGGGTCCCCCAACGGATAAGGGCAACCGGAGTTGTTGCCGGCTTGCCGTGACGGATAAGCTGCTCGGCAATATAACCGATCTTGGCTACACCCATTAGGAAAATAAGCGTGCCCGTCGCATTGGTCACCTTGTCCCAATGAATGGTACGGTCGAGTTTTTCCGGGCTCTCATGCCCCGTAACGATGGATAGGGAAGAAGCCAGATCGCGGTGGGTCACCGGAATACCGGCATAAGCGGGAACCGCGATAGCCGACGTAATGCCCGGAACAATCTCAAAGGAAACGCCATTGTCCTGCAGCAATTCCGCTTCTTCGCCGACACGGCCGAAGATTGTTGGATCCCCGCCTTTCAGCCTTGTGACCGTATGGCCTTCCAAAGCCAGATCAACAAGCAGCTGGTTGATCTCTTCCTGCTTCATCGTATGGCGGTCCGGAAGTTTGCCGACGTAAATTTTACGGGCGCCTTCCTTCATATATCTCAGCAGCCTTGGGCTCGCCAGGCGGTCATAGACAACAACGTCGCTGCGTCTCAGACATTCCAGTCCACGAAGCGTAATAAGCTTCGGATCTCCCGGTCCGGCGCCTACGAGATAGACAACTCCTTTATTCATAACGTTATCCCCCGAATTCCGCCAAAATGCGATCCGCGCCTCTTGCTGACAATGCCGCCGCTACATCCCGGCCAAGCTGCTCCGGATCCGTTCCCTTCCGGATTTCCTTCAGCATCACTTCTCCGTCGGGAGAGCCTACCATCCCGGTCAGCTCCAGCTCAGCGTTATCAAAGCTGTCTTCCGACTTCTTGTGCACCACTGCAAAAGCACCGATCGGAACCTGGCAGCCGCCGTTCAGCGCGCCTAGGAAGCTTCTCTCTGCACGGACAGACAACGAGGTTTCGGTATCATTCAACAAATTGAGCAGCTCGCGCACGCCGGCATCGGCCGTACGGCACTCAATGCCAAGCGCTCCTTGTCCAACCGCCGGGATGGATAGATCAACCGGAATAAACGCCGAGATCCGGTCCTGCCAGCCCATGCGGGATAGACCTGCAGCAGCCAGAACAACCGCATCAAAGCCTTCCGTTTCAAGCTTCCGGATCCGTGAATCGATATTGCCGCGGATAGAGTCAAGCTTAAGATCCGGACGTATATTTTTAAGCTGACTGGAACGGCGCAGACTGCTTGTTCCGACACGTGCGCCGGCAGGCAAATCATCAAGCGAGCTCCCTTGCTTCATAATCAGGCAGTCGCGGGGATCAACCCGTCTCGGAGTTGCGCCGTTCATCAGTCCTTCCGGCAGCTCATATGGCATATCCTTCATGCTGTGGACAGCCATGTCGATCTCGCCGTCTAGAAGAGCCTGTTCGATTTCTTTTACAAACAAGCCTTTACCGCCAACCTTGGACAACGTAACATCCAGAATGCGGTCACCCTTCGTCACAATTTTCCGAATTTCAAAATGGTAATCAAACCCGTGTTTCTCGCTGATACGTTTCAATTCGTCAATGACTTGCCCCGTCTGCGTCAAAGCAAGAGCACTCTGGCGTGTCCCAACCACGATTGTACGCGGTCCATTATTATGAGCTCCCATTATTGTCTTCCTCCCGTCGTCAATCCAAGGGCCTCTTCGCCCGAAGTCGTTCTACCCAAGCTTTCAATTCGATGTCCATCCGATCCGTGAGCGGCACCTCTTCGGCGGCCAGTCTGAGCAGCGCTTCCCGCTCGCCAGGTTCAGAGACAGCGGCCTTCACATATTCGCGCAGCCGCCTGAGCTGCTCCACATGATAACCGTACTCTTCGCCGTATTGCCGTTCCAGCTCCCGCTTCAACCTGGCAGAAAAAGCCGGGCTTGCTCCAGTAGCGGAGACGGCAATCAGCAGATCTCCACGCCGTATAACCGAGGGATTCAGAAACCCTCTTCCCGCGGCCTCATCAACCGAATTTACCAAAGCACCGGCCCGCCTGCCGTCATCCGCGATTCGTCGGTTAAGCCCGGTATCATTCGTTGCGGCAAAAAGCAGTCGGGCATCGATCGCGTCTTCAGGCTCATAGGTCCGGCAATGCCATCGAAGGGATCCGCATGAAACAAGCTCCTGCAGCCGGGATGTGATCTGCGGACTGACAAGAATGACCGTATCCGCTCCCGCCTCCAGAAGGCCTAACGCCTTGCGCTCGGCAATCCGTCCGCCGCCTATTATGACGCAGCGTTCGCCGCGAAGCTGAAGCATCACCGGGTAGTAGCCGTTCATGCGCATCCCCTCTTCTAGTGAAACGTCGATAAATAACTGGATAACAGATTAATAATCAACATAACAAATGCAATCAGATGAAGTCTTGCAAGCTGCGTGCCGGGGCGTCTTAGCATCGCCCTTTGAATGATATAATTGACGTAAAAGATCAAAGTCGCAAACGAGGTCAGCACCTTCCAGTCAAGCAGCAGCTGCGGGCGTCCTTCCGCAAGCAGCACGGTAACGGCAACCGATAAGGACATCGCAAGAAGCGGTACCCCGATTATAATGGCCCTGTCCGAGAAACGTTCTATCCTATCGAGGCTTGGCAGCCTCCGCGTGAACGGGGTCCATCGTTTTCCTTTCAGCTGCTTGTGCAGGAACAGGTACATCCCCGCGAAGATGGATCCTATCGTAAGCGATGCGTAAGCGCATAGCACCAAACTAATATGTACAAGGAGCAAGTCGCGCATCGCCTGCGAAACTCCAAACTGCTCATCCATTCCAGGCCGGCTGTACAAGTTAAGAGCCAGCACGGAGAAGCTGATGATGTTGACCAGAAAGACGAGAAACTCGATTTTGAAAAACTGGCTGATGACCAGTGATATCGTAACAAGCAGCCACGAGAAGCCTAGCCAATATTCAAAGGATGAGATTGCCGTTATCTCGAAATGGGTCACGAGCCGGCTCACCAGAATGACGGTTTGCAATATCCATACAAAAATAAGGAGCCCTGTTCCAATCCGCTTCGCTCTCCGGTTCGCATCCATGAAATCGGAGAAGTAAAACAGAAGGCTCAGGGCGTAAATATAAAGTATCGCGTCGTAAAGCCATTTTTGCGTAAAAAACATAAGCCTCCACCTTGCCGCCCTTCGCGATTATTCGGGTAGCGCGCTATTATCGAAGGATGGACGCCAGTGCCGAAGCTGCCGGACGTGCAGGCATCGTTTTCTTTTTCGCCGCAGACGCCGTGTCTGCTTCAGCTTGTTTCGACTGGGCCAGCTCATCTTCAAGCGCAAACAACTTAACGAACATATCCATTGCTTCCTCGGAATGTTTCTCCCCGGCCATCTCTTTAATCCGCAGGATCGGATCTTGCATCATCTGGTTCACAATGCTCTTCGTCAGCTTGCGGATCACCTTCAGTTCATGCTCGTCCAGATCTGGCAGCTTGTTCGTCAGGCTGTTAAGCGTCTCTTCATGAATGTGGGCAGCCTTTGTCTGGAGGGCACGGATTAAAGGAACAACGCCAAGCGTTTTGTACCATTGCTCAAACTGCTCCGACTCTTGTTCAATCATCGTTTCGATCTTCTCCGCTTCCTTCCGGCGCTGCTCGAGATTGCTCGCCACAATACCTTCCAAATCGTCAATGTCGTACAGGAACACGTTCTCGACCGCAGCAATCCCCGGATCGAGGTCGCGCGGAACGGCGATATCAATCATGAACAAAGGCTTCGACTTCCGGCGCTTCATCGCCTCGGCTACCGCTTGGCGTTCCAACACATAACCATCCGCTCCCGTAGAGCTGATAACAATGTC
This region of Paenibacillus sp. JDR-2 genomic DNA includes:
- a CDS encoding RluA family pseudouridine synthase, which translates into the protein MHKRPYRREGQWLSLLPADLAGEAAGKDTASGQQTEQLSIPEAGSHPHLVRQWLLACSLFPAKWINRLFSVGGIGWEGERIRLLAFPPVDPVSDSLYRKVKSSGHSLLEQTTEVLYEDDFSLVLNKPAGMPVHESHSGQTGTLDEAAARWLLEQGDPLPVRHIHRLDDDTSGPVLYSKNDLAQWVLDEAMREKRIDRRYLAVVQGKVKKSSGTVNAPIGKDRHHSSRRRVTPGGDLAITHYETIRAFSDATLVRLQLETGRTHQIRVHMSHLGHPLLGDKLYGGDTRLLQHQALHGERLLFPHPWTGELVEAAAAKPEWLVNLLDKLGGRTN
- the hemL gene encoding glutamate-1-semialdehyde 2,1-aminomutase produces the protein MSKSIGNRRDDRSREAFARAKQVLPGGVNSPVRAFKSVGLNPVYMDHGKGSRVYDIDGNSYIDYVGSWGPLIMGHAHPEVIEAIKKTAEKGTSFGAPTELETLMAELVVERVPSVDIVRMVNSGTEATMSALRLARGYTKRSKILKFEGSYHGHADSLLIKAGSGVATLGLPDSPGVPEGVASQTITVPYNDLESAKLAFEKFGEEIACIIVEPVAGNMGVVPPLPGFLQGLRELTEQYGSLLIFDEVMTGFRVNYNCAQGLYDVTPDLTCFGKVIGGGLPVGAYGGKREIMEMIAPSGPIYQAGTLSGNPLAMAAGYTTLKLLTKETYELLERQAVRLQLGFEKNAAKHGIATTINRVGSMVCPFFTDTHVINFETAKTSNLEQFRAYFSAMLDLGVSIAPSQFEGMFVSAVHSDEDIDATIAIHDQVLASL
- the hemB gene encoding porphobilinogen synthase, with the protein product MAFPIVRHRRLRQSAAMRNIVRETVLTANDFIYPIYVKYGTNIKEEISSMPGVYRFSLDLLEAEIREITSLGIQAIMLFGLPDHKDAEGTSAYDPNGIVQEATRLIKKWAPELIVMADTCLCQFTDHGHCGMVHLDQATGTAVVDNDPSLSLLVRTAVSQAEAGADVIAPSNMMDGFVSAIREGLDEAGFSHVPILSYSVKYASAFYGPFRDAAKSAPQFGDRKTYQMDPANAREALREADSDVLEGADMLMVKPALSYLDIVRQLRDSFDLPIVAYNVSGEYAMVKAAAANGWIDEKAIVLEKLISMKRAGADLIITYHAKDASRWLRGE
- the cobA gene encoding uroporphyrinogen-III C-methyltransferase — translated: MNKGVVYLVGAGPGDPKLITLRGLECLRRSDVVVYDRLASPRLLRYMKEGARKIYVGKLPDRHTMKQEEINQLLVDLALEGHTVTRLKGGDPTIFGRVGEEAELLQDNGVSFEIVPGITSAIAVPAYAGIPVTHRDLASSLSIVTGHESPEKLDRTIHWDKVTNATGTLIFLMGVAKIGYIAEQLIRHGKPATTPVALIRWGTRVEQQTIVGTLESIERIVKEANFQPPAVIVVGDVVLQRDKLKWYEKKPLFGVRVLVTRARAQASDLADRIEELGGEPCELPVIETREPRDEAAVEGIRTALAGAESYNWIMFTSVNGVEYFFNWLDRFNVDIRRFHAARIAAVGPRTAEALRKRGLIADQLPAKFQAEGLLEQLEGELRPGEKVLLPRGDLAREILPRELKAKGLVPVELDVYETVIADSQDEQAFEWIRNREIHAITFTSSSTVTNLLELLRRNGFEDPVAQLAGIDVVSIGPVTSKTASEAGLSVTLEPENATIEALVEALVQHQITKRLKADPS
- the hemC gene encoding hydroxymethylbilane synthase; the encoded protein is MGAHNNGPRTIVVGTRQSALALTQTGQVIDELKRISEKHGFDYHFEIRKIVTKGDRILDVTLSKVGGKGLFVKEIEQALLDGEIDMAVHSMKDMPYELPEGLMNGATPRRVDPRDCLIMKQGSSLDDLPAGARVGTSSLRRSSQLKNIRPDLKLDSIRGNIDSRIRKLETEGFDAVVLAAAGLSRMGWQDRISAFIPVDLSIPAVGQGALGIECRTADAGVRELLNLLNDTETSLSVRAERSFLGALNGGCQVPIGAFAVVHKKSEDSFDNAELELTGMVGSPDGEVMLKEIRKGTDPEQLGRDVAAALSARGADRILAEFGG
- a CDS encoding precorrin-2 dehydrogenase/sirohydrochlorin ferrochelatase family protein is translated as MNGYYPVMLQLRGERCVIIGGGRIAERKALGLLEAGADTVILVSPQITSRLQELVSCGSLRWHCRTYEPEDAIDARLLFAATNDTGLNRRIADDGRRAGALVNSVDEAAGRGFLNPSVIRRGDLLIAVSATGASPAFSARLKRELERQYGEEYGYHVEQLRRLREYVKAAVSEPGEREALLRLAAEEVPLTDRMDIELKAWVERLRAKRPLD
- the ccsA gene encoding cytochrome c biogenesis protein CcsA produces the protein MFFTQKWLYDAILYIYALSLLFYFSDFMDANRRAKRIGTGLLIFVWILQTVILVSRLVTHFEITAISSFEYWLGFSWLLVTISLVISQFFKIEFLVFLVNIISFSVLALNLYSRPGMDEQFGVSQAMRDLLLVHISLVLCAYASLTIGSIFAGMYLFLHKQLKGKRWTPFTRRLPSLDRIERFSDRAIIIGVPLLAMSLSVAVTVLLAEGRPQLLLDWKVLTSFATLIFYVNYIIQRAMLRRPGTQLARLHLIAFVMLIINLLSSYLSTFH